Proteins co-encoded in one Coriobacterium glomerans PW2 genomic window:
- a CDS encoding PTS sugar transporter subunit IIA has product MRYLLLVSHGTLAPGLHSVLSMLVGDRSTISSCSLEDGMGADEYRDRVRRLIEPMGADDEVVVMGDIIGGSPLTNAMDLIAEKGLLGATMAFGGMNLPMAMTAAMGLDSMDADELRDSVLAEGRAGLRELDLRPALDENEDEEEI; this is encoded by the coding sequence ATGCGGTATCTGCTGTTGGTGAGTCATGGAACACTCGCTCCGGGTTTGCACAGCGTGCTCTCCATGCTTGTCGGCGACAGATCCACCATATCGAGCTGCAGCCTCGAGGACGGGATGGGAGCCGACGAGTACCGCGATCGCGTACGTCGCCTGATCGAGCCGATGGGCGCAGACGACGAAGTGGTTGTCATGGGTGACATCATAGGCGGCTCGCCGCTCACGAACGCGATGGACCTCATCGCGGAGAAGGGCCTGCTGGGCGCGACCATGGCGTTCGGCGGGATGAACCTCCCGATGGCGATGACGGCTGCGATGGGACTCGACTCCATGGACGCCGATGAGCTGAGAGACAGCGTGCTCGCCGAGGGACGAGCCGGTCTACGCGAACTCGACTTGAGGCCCGCGTTGGACGAGAACGAGGATGAAGAGGAAATCTGA
- a CDS encoding PTS system mannose/fructose/N-acetylgalactosamine-transporter subunit IIB, whose translation MITFLRIDDRMIHGQTCTRWALEYPCDGLIAVNDAAATNPVLKAAYKGATSDKKTFVWTLDHFRMKSQQVLDSADRYFLITKNPIDMKRILVDQGFEAGLDRVCVGPCNDRPGAIRLGNNQSITHDEAQALEDITSAGYTVEFALLKEKSIGEWPKFRKQFGFS comes from the coding sequence ATGATAACGTTTCTGCGCATCGATGACCGGATGATACACGGCCAGACCTGCACGCGATGGGCGCTCGAGTACCCTTGCGACGGCCTGATCGCCGTGAACGATGCGGCTGCGACCAACCCGGTTCTCAAAGCCGCCTACAAGGGGGCGACATCGGACAAGAAGACCTTCGTGTGGACACTGGACCATTTTCGCATGAAGAGTCAGCAGGTCCTGGACAGCGCTGATCGTTACTTCCTGATCACGAAGAACCCGATCGACATGAAGAGGATTCTCGTCGATCAGGGCTTCGAGGCCGGACTCGATCGCGTATGCGTAGGTCCCTGCAACGATCGGCCCGGTGCGATCAGACTCGGGAACAATCAGTCCATTACGCACGATGAGGCTCAAGCGCTCGAGGATATCACCAGCGCCGGATATACCGTGGAATTCGCCCTGCTCAAGGAGAAGTCGATCGGGGAGTGGCCGAAGTTTCGCAAGCAGTTCGGCTTCAGCTGA